In Haliaeetus albicilla chromosome 30, bHalAlb1.1, whole genome shotgun sequence, a single genomic region encodes these proteins:
- the ZNF668 gene encoding zinc finger protein 668 isoform X6: protein MVQNGGKTLQNGCKMGAGRGMGGTQVSGCPPPPHPNVVFCPQGAMEERQEGPGGDVGGGTHGDVGGGTRGDVRGGGGTHGDVGGGTHGDVRGGGTHGDVHSGTHGDVHGGGTHGDVGGGTRGDVRDDDFDDPPGDLHADAPRGDTRGDTRDDVPVGATTTTPAYVKSGSRYKCPTCAATFPTPTRALRHIQTHVSAASATANRSRGATVASGGAAATRSRGAATTTDASAASGGATTRSRSATAARSRGATTAATTPPTTSGAAAAARSRGATAARSRGATTAATGASETSGDVPTTADVTEDTGGAATAPDTSAASVGTATRSRGATATRSRGATATRSRGGTAAAASGGAAATTAASRASRDAGAVADASKTAGGATTTRSRGAATGRSRGAAATRTVSKASGDPSATTAASKATGGAADATDAPKAPGDAGAAADAPEAPGHATAAASEASGDAAATSAPKASGDAATDAACSACPRPAPPFPCAACPKSYGTLSKLTIHQRAHTGERPFSCPDCPKSFADPSVYRKHRRGHAGLRPHRCGTCPKAYAERKDLRNHQRSHTGERPFLCAECGKSFGRSSSLACHQRIHAPRKPYACGTCGKAFTQLSSFQSHQRVHTGERPYLCPQCGRMFSDPSSYRRHQRAHQGVKPYGCGECGKAFRQPADLAVHRRTHTGERPWRCGECGKAFVASWDLKRHRLTHTGERPWRCGECGKGFGERAALGKHRRTHSGERPYACGRCGKGFGGASGLRKHERTHGKREAGGGNDMAAGADLNVAAGPGLNVAAGAGLSAAAGAGLGIAGGGQGMASRLGHDMAAGVGRNMAVRAGHGTAAGGGHDASGQHGHIMAAGVGHGVAAGAGHDAVGQPSHGVATGVGHGMAVGIGHDVGGQPGHGMAAGIGHGMAAGTGHDAGGQPGHGMAAGVGRGMAVGIGHNVGTQPGHSMAAGVGRGAAAGIAHDVGARPGHKVAAGAGHEMAAGLGHELANRPGHATASQAGRDMAAATGRDVGAQPGPDVAAGLGHGMAAIPGAGPIVAAGAGHDMAAAGGTVGCGSLNVADACGGPNMAAANIAATVGGPKMAAPNMAAANMATPSGGANMATCNMATPIGNPNVAATVVAPGACLASGGVALPDHASPEPRPFACPLCPKRFGARAGLRKHQRRHGPTPLATPAPGPAPAGSA from the exons ATGGTGCAAAATGGGGGTAAAACGCTGCAAAATGGGTGTAAAatgggagcggggcgggggatgggggggacccaggtgtctgggtgccccccacccccccaccccaacgtGGTGTTTTGTCCGCAGGGGGCTATGGAGGAGCGCCAGGAGGGTCCGGGTGGGGACGTCGGTGGTGGCACCCACGGGGACGTCGGTGGTGGCACCCGTGGGGACGtccgtggtggtggtggcaccCACGGGGACGTCGGCGGTGGCACCCATGGGGACGTTCGTGGTGGTGGAACCCATGGGGACGTCCATAGTGGCACCCATGGAGACGTCCACGGTGGTGGCACCCACGGGGACGTCGGTGGTGGCACCCGTGGGGACGtccgtg ACGACGACTTTGATGATCCCCCCGGGGACCTCCACGCTGACGCCCCCCGAGGTGACACCCGAGGTGACACCCGCGACGACGTCCCCGTGggtgccaccaccaccacgcccGCCTACGTGAAATCGGGGAGCCGCTACAAGTGTCCCACCTGCGCCGCCACCTTCCCCACCCCGACGCGGGCCCTGCGCCACATCCAGACGCACGTGTCCGCCGCGTCCGCCACCGCCAACAGGTCCAGAGGTGCCACCGTCGCGTCCGGAGGTGCCGCCGCCACCAGGTCCAGAGGTGCCGCCACCACGACGGACGCGTCCGCCGCCTCCGGAGGTGCCACCACCAGGTCCCGAAGTGCCACCGCCGCCAGGTCCAGAGGTGCCACCACCGCCGCGACGACCCCACCTACCACCTccggcgctgccgccgccgccaggTCCAGAGGTGCCACCGCTGCCAGGTCCAGAGGTGCCACCACCGCTGCGACAGGCGCCTCTGAAACATCTGGAGATGTTCCTACCACCGCGGACGTCACCGAAGACACCGGGGGTGCCGCGACCGCGCCGGATACGTCTGCCGCCTCCGTGGGCACCGCCACCAGGTCCAGAGGTGCCACCGCCACCAGGTCCAGAGGTGCCACCGCCACCAGGTCCAGAGGcggcaccgccgccgccgcatcTGGAGGTGCCGCCGCCACGACGGCCGCATCCAGAGCGTCCAGAGATGCCGGCGCCGTGGCGGACGCGTCCAAAACAGCTGGAGGTGCCACCACCACCCGCTCCCGAGGTGCCGCCACCGGTAGGTCCAGAGGTGCCGCCGCCACGAGGACCGTCTCCAAAGCATCCGGAGATCCCAGCGCTACGACAGCCGCATCCAAAGCGACCGGCGGTGCCGCCGATGCCACCGACGCGCCCAAAGCACCCGGAGATGCCGGCGCCGCGGCGGATGCACCCGAAGCGCCCGGCCATGCCACCGCCGCCGCATCCGAAGCATCCGGAGATGCCGCCGCCACGTCCGCACCTAAAGCATCCGGAGATGCCGCCACGGACGCCGCCTGCTCCGCCTGCCCCCGTCCcgctccccccttcccctgcgCCGCCTGCCCCAAATCCTACGGCACCCTCTCCAAGTTGACCATCCACCAACGCGCCCACACCGGCGAACGCCCCTTCTCCTGCCCGGACTGCCCCAAATCGTTCGCCGACCCTTCCGTCTACCGCAAACACCGCCGGGGTCACGCCGGGTTGCGTCCCCACCGTTGCGGCACCTGCCCCAAAGCCTACGCCGAGCGCAAGGACCTCCGCAACCACCAGCGCAGCCACACGGGCGAGCGGCCCTTCCTCTGCGCCGAGTGCGGCAAGAGCTTCGGCCGCTCTTCCTCCCTCGCCTGCCACCAGCGCATCCACGCCCCCCGCAAGCCCTACGCCTGCGGCACCTGCGGGAAGGCTTTCACCCAACTCTCCTCTTTCCAGAGCCACCAGCGCGTCCACACCGGCGAACGTCCCTACCTCTGCCCCCAGTGCGGGCGGATGTTCTCCGACCCCTCCAGCTACCGCCGCCACCAGCGCGCCCACCAAGGGGTCAAGCCCTACGGCTGCGGGGAGTGCGGCAAAGCTTTCCGGCAACCGGCGGATCTGGCGGTCCACCGGCGGACCCACACGGGCGAGAGGCCCTGGCGGTGCGGGGAGTGCGGCAAAGCTTTCGTGGCCTCCTGGGACCTCAAGCGGCACCGGTTGACCCACACGGGCGAACGGCCCTGGCGGTGCGGGGAGTGCGGGAAGGGTTTCGGGGAGAGGGCGGCGCTGGGCAAGCACCGGCGGACGCACTCCGGCGAGAGGCCCTACGCCTGCGGGCGCTGCGGGAAGGGATTCGGGGGGGCCTCGGGGCTGCGCAAGCACGAGAGGACGCACGGCAAGCGGGAGGCGGGAGGCGGCAACGACATGGCCGCCGGCGCCGACCTCAACGTGGCCGCCGGACCCGGCCTCAACGTGGCAGCCGGTGCCGGCCTCAGCGCGGCCGCTGGAGCCGGCCTCGGTATTGCCGGAGGTGGTCAGGGCATGGCTAGCAGGCTTGGCCACGACATGGCCGCCGGAGTTGGCCGCAATATGGCCGTCAGAGCTGGCCATGGCacggccgccggcggcgggcaTGATGCGAGCGGTCAGCACGGCCACATTATGGCCGCCGGTGTTGGCCACGGCGTGGCTGCGGGTGCCGGGCACGATGCGGTTGGCCAACCTAGCCACGGCGTGGCCACCGGCGTCGGCCACGGCATGGCCGTTGGCATTGGGCATGACGTGGGCGGTCAACCCGGCCACGGGATGGCCGCCGGCATTGGCCACGGCATGGCTGCCGGCACTGGGCACGACGCGGGCGGTCAGCCCGGCCACGGGATGGCCGCCGGCGTTGGCCGTGGCATGGCCGTTGGCATCGGGCATAACGTGGGCACCCAACCTGGCCACTCTATGGCCGCCGGCGTTGGCCGTGGCGCGGCTGCCGGCATCGCGCACGACGTAGGCGCCCGACCCGGCCACAAAGTGGCTGCCGGAGCTGGCCACGAGATGGCCGCCGGACTTGGCCATGAGTTGGCCAACAGACCTGGCCACGCCACGGCTTCCCAAGCTGGCCGTGACATGGCCGCCGCTACCGGGCGGGACGTGGGTGCTCAACCCGGCCCCGATGTGGCCGCCGGCCTTGGCCACGGCATGGCCGCCATCCCCGGAGCCGGGCCCATCGTGGCGGCCGGAGCCGGTCACGACATGGCAGCCGCCGGAGGAACGGTGGGCTGCGGCAGCCTCAACGTGGCCGACGCCTGCGGAGGCCCCAATATGGCCGCTGCCAACATCGCCGCTACCGTAGGCGGCCCCAAGATGGCTGCCCCAAACATGGCCGCCGCCAACATGGCCACCCCCAGCGGGGGAGCCAACATGGCCACCTGCAACATGGCCACCCCCATTGGAAACCCCAACGTGGCCGCCACTGTTGTGGCACCAGGGGCGTGTCTGGCTTCCGGGGGTGTGGCCTTGCCCGACCACGCCTCCCCGGAGCCCCGCCCTTTCGCCTGCCCCCTCTGCCCCAAGCGCTTCGGTGCCCGGGCGGGGCTCCGCAAGCACCAGCGCCGCCACGGCCCCACCCCGCTGGCCACGCCCGCCCCGGGCCCCGCCCCAGCTGGATCAGCTTAG
- the ZNF668 gene encoding zinc finger protein 668 isoform X7 encodes MVQNGGKTLQNGCKMGAGRGMGGTQVSGCPPPPHPNVVFCPQGAMEERQEGPGGDVGGGTHGDVGGGTRGDVRGGGGTHGDVGGGTHGDVRGGGTHGDVHSGTHGDVHGGGTHGDVGGGTRGDVRGGGGTHGDVGSGTHGDVRGGGTHGDVHSGTHGDVHGGGTHGDVRGGRTHGDVHSGTHGDVHGGGTHGNVGGGTHGAVGGGTRGHGRDSTRGDLQDDDFDDPPGDLHADAPRGDTRGDTRDDVPVGATTTTPAYVKSGSRYKCPTCAATFPTPTRALRHIQTHVSAASATANRSRGATVASGGATTRSRSATAARSRGATATRSRGATATRSRGGTAAAASGGAAATTAASRASRDAGAVADASKTAGGATTTRSRGAATGRSRGAAATRTVSKASGDPSATTAASKATGGAADATDAPKAPGDAGAAADAPEAPGHATAAASEASGDAAATSAPKASGDAATDAACSACPRPAPPFPCAACPKSYGTLSKLTIHQRAHTGERPFSCPDCPKSFADPSVYRKHRRGHAGLRPHRCGTCPKAYAERKDLRNHQRSHTGERPFLCAECGKSFGRSSSLACHQRIHAPRKPYACGTCGKAFTQLSSFQSHQRVHTGERPYLCPQCGRMFSDPSSYRRHQRAHQGVKPYGCGECGKAFRQPADLAVHRRTHTGERPWRCGECGKAFVASWDLKRHRLTHTGERPWRCGECGKGFGERAALGKHRRTHSGERPYACGRCGKGFGGASGLRKHERTHGKREAGGGNDMAAGADLNVAAGPGLNVAAGAGLSAAAGAGLGIAGGGQGMASRLGHDMAAGVGRNMAVRAGHGTAAGGGHDASGQHGHIMAAGVGHGVAAGAGHDAVGQPSHGVATGVGHGMAVGIGHDVGGQPGHGMAAGIGHGMAAGTGHDAGGQPGHGMAAGVGRGMAVGIGHNVGTQPGHSMAAGVGRGAAAGIAHDVGARPGHKVAAGAGHEMAAGLGHELANRPGHATASQAGRDMAAATGRDVGAQPGPDVAAGLGHGMAAIPGAGPIVAAGAGHDMAAAGGTVGCGSLNVADACGGPNMAAANIAATVGGPKMAAPNMAAANMATPSGGANMATCNMATPIGNPNVAATVVAPGACLASGGVALPDHASPEPRPFACPLCPKRFGARAGLRKHQRRHGPTPLATPAPGPAPAGSA; translated from the exons ATGGTGCAAAATGGGGGTAAAACGCTGCAAAATGGGTGTAAAatgggagcggggcgggggatgggggggacccaggtgtctgggtgccccccacccccccaccccaacgtGGTGTTTTGTCCGCAGGGGGCTATGGAGGAGCGCCAGGAGGGTCCGGGTGGGGACGTCGGTGGTGGCACCCACGGGGACGTCGGTGGTGGCACCCGTGGGGACGtccgtggtggtggtggcaccCACGGGGACGTCGGCGGTGGCACCCATGGGGACGTTCGTGGTGGTGGAACCCATGGGGACGTCCATAGTGGCACCCATGGAGACGTCCACGGTGGTGGCACCCACGGGGACGTCGGTGGTGGCACCCGTGGGGACGtccgtggtggtggtggcaccCACGGGGACGTCGGCAGTGGCACCCATGGGGACGTTCGTGGTGGTGGAACCCATGGGGACGTCCATAGTGGCACCCACGGAGACGTCCACGGTGGTGGCACCCATGGGGACGTTCGTGGTGGTAGAACCCATGGGGACGTCCATAGTGGCACCCATGGAGACGTCCACGGTGGTGGCACCCATGGGAACGTCGGTGGTGGCACCCATGGGGCCGTCGGTGGTGGCACCCGTGGCCACGGCCGTGATAGCACCCGTGGGGACCTCCAAGACGACGACTTTGATGATCCCCCCGGGGACCTCCACGCTGACGCCCCCCGAGGTGACACCCGAGGTGACACCCGCGACGACGTCCCCGTGggtgccaccaccaccacgcccGCCTACGTGAAATCGGGGAGCCGCTACAAGTGTCCCACCTGCGCCGCCACCTTCCCCACCCCGACGCGGGCCCTGCGCCACATCCAGACGCACGTGTCCGCCGCGTCCGCCACCGCCAACAGGTCCAGAGGTGCCACCGTCGCGTCCGGAG GTGCCACCACCAGGTCCCGAAGTGCCACCGCCGCCAGGTCCAGAG GTGCCACCGCCACCAGGTCCAGAGGTGCCACCGCCACCAGGTCCAGAGGcggcaccgccgccgccgcatcTGGAGGTGCCGCCGCCACGACGGCCGCATCCAGAGCGTCCAGAGATGCCGGCGCCGTGGCGGACGCGTCCAAAACAGCTGGAGGTGCCACCACCACCCGCTCCCGAGGTGCCGCCACCGGTAGGTCCAGAGGTGCCGCCGCCACGAGGACCGTCTCCAAAGCATCCGGAGATCCCAGCGCTACGACAGCCGCATCCAAAGCGACCGGCGGTGCCGCCGATGCCACCGACGCGCCCAAAGCACCCGGAGATGCCGGCGCCGCGGCGGATGCACCCGAAGCGCCCGGCCATGCCACCGCCGCCGCATCCGAAGCATCCGGAGATGCCGCCGCCACGTCCGCACCTAAAGCATCCGGAGATGCCGCCACGGACGCCGCCTGCTCCGCCTGCCCCCGTCCcgctccccccttcccctgcgCCGCCTGCCCCAAATCCTACGGCACCCTCTCCAAGTTGACCATCCACCAACGCGCCCACACCGGCGAACGCCCCTTCTCCTGCCCGGACTGCCCCAAATCGTTCGCCGACCCTTCCGTCTACCGCAAACACCGCCGGGGTCACGCCGGGTTGCGTCCCCACCGTTGCGGCACCTGCCCCAAAGCCTACGCCGAGCGCAAGGACCTCCGCAACCACCAGCGCAGCCACACGGGCGAGCGGCCCTTCCTCTGCGCCGAGTGCGGCAAGAGCTTCGGCCGCTCTTCCTCCCTCGCCTGCCACCAGCGCATCCACGCCCCCCGCAAGCCCTACGCCTGCGGCACCTGCGGGAAGGCTTTCACCCAACTCTCCTCTTTCCAGAGCCACCAGCGCGTCCACACCGGCGAACGTCCCTACCTCTGCCCCCAGTGCGGGCGGATGTTCTCCGACCCCTCCAGCTACCGCCGCCACCAGCGCGCCCACCAAGGGGTCAAGCCCTACGGCTGCGGGGAGTGCGGCAAAGCTTTCCGGCAACCGGCGGATCTGGCGGTCCACCGGCGGACCCACACGGGCGAGAGGCCCTGGCGGTGCGGGGAGTGCGGCAAAGCTTTCGTGGCCTCCTGGGACCTCAAGCGGCACCGGTTGACCCACACGGGCGAACGGCCCTGGCGGTGCGGGGAGTGCGGGAAGGGTTTCGGGGAGAGGGCGGCGCTGGGCAAGCACCGGCGGACGCACTCCGGCGAGAGGCCCTACGCCTGCGGGCGCTGCGGGAAGGGATTCGGGGGGGCCTCGGGGCTGCGCAAGCACGAGAGGACGCACGGCAAGCGGGAGGCGGGAGGCGGCAACGACATGGCCGCCGGCGCCGACCTCAACGTGGCCGCCGGACCCGGCCTCAACGTGGCAGCCGGTGCCGGCCTCAGCGCGGCCGCTGGAGCCGGCCTCGGTATTGCCGGAGGTGGTCAGGGCATGGCTAGCAGGCTTGGCCACGACATGGCCGCCGGAGTTGGCCGCAATATGGCCGTCAGAGCTGGCCATGGCacggccgccggcggcgggcaTGATGCGAGCGGTCAGCACGGCCACATTATGGCCGCCGGTGTTGGCCACGGCGTGGCTGCGGGTGCCGGGCACGATGCGGTTGGCCAACCTAGCCACGGCGTGGCCACCGGCGTCGGCCACGGCATGGCCGTTGGCATTGGGCATGACGTGGGCGGTCAACCCGGCCACGGGATGGCCGCCGGCATTGGCCACGGCATGGCTGCCGGCACTGGGCACGACGCGGGCGGTCAGCCCGGCCACGGGATGGCCGCCGGCGTTGGCCGTGGCATGGCCGTTGGCATCGGGCATAACGTGGGCACCCAACCTGGCCACTCTATGGCCGCCGGCGTTGGCCGTGGCGCGGCTGCCGGCATCGCGCACGACGTAGGCGCCCGACCCGGCCACAAAGTGGCTGCCGGAGCTGGCCACGAGATGGCCGCCGGACTTGGCCATGAGTTGGCCAACAGACCTGGCCACGCCACGGCTTCCCAAGCTGGCCGTGACATGGCCGCCGCTACCGGGCGGGACGTGGGTGCTCAACCCGGCCCCGATGTGGCCGCCGGCCTTGGCCACGGCATGGCCGCCATCCCCGGAGCCGGGCCCATCGTGGCGGCCGGAGCCGGTCACGACATGGCAGCCGCCGGAGGAACGGTGGGCTGCGGCAGCCTCAACGTGGCCGACGCCTGCGGAGGCCCCAATATGGCCGCTGCCAACATCGCCGCTACCGTAGGCGGCCCCAAGATGGCTGCCCCAAACATGGCCGCCGCCAACATGGCCACCCCCAGCGGGGGAGCCAACATGGCCACCTGCAACATGGCCACCCCCATTGGAAACCCCAACGTGGCCGCCACTGTTGTGGCACCAGGGGCGTGTCTGGCTTCCGGGGGTGTGGCCTTGCCCGACCACGCCTCCCCGGAGCCCCGCCCTTTCGCCTGCCCCCTCTGCCCCAAGCGCTTCGGTGCCCGGGCGGGGCTCCGCAAGCACCAGCGCCGCCACGGCCCCACCCCGCTGGCCACGCCCGCCCCGGGCCCCGCCCCAGCTGGATCAGCTTAG
- the ZNF668 gene encoding zinc finger protein 668 isoform X4: MVQNGGKTLQNGCKMGAGRGMGGTQVSGCPPPPHPNVVFCPQGAMEERQEGPGGDVGGGTHGDVGGGTRGDVRGGGGTHGDVGGGTHGDVRGGGTHGDVHSGTHGDVHGGGTHGDVGGGTRGDVRGGGGTHGDVGSGTHGDVRGGGTHGDVHSGTHGDVHGGGTHGDVRGGRTHGDVHSGTHGDVHGGGTHGNVGGGTHGAVGGGTRGHGRDSTRGDLQDDDFDDPPGDLHADAPRGDTRGDTRDDVPVGATTTTPAYVKSGSRYKCPTCAATFPTPTRALRHIQTHVSAASATANRSRGATVASGGAAATRSRGAATTTDASAASGGATTRSRSATAARSRGATAARSRGATTAATGASETSGDVPTTADVTEDTGGAATAPDTSAASVGTATRSRGATATRSRGATATRSRGGTAAAASGGAAATTAASRASRDAGAVADASKTAGGATTTRSRGAATGRSRGAAATRTVSKASGDPSATTAASKATGGAADATDAPKAPGDAGAAADAPEAPGHATAAASEASGDAAATSAPKASGDAATDAACSACPRPAPPFPCAACPKSYGTLSKLTIHQRAHTGERPFSCPDCPKSFADPSVYRKHRRGHAGLRPHRCGTCPKAYAERKDLRNHQRSHTGERPFLCAECGKSFGRSSSLACHQRIHAPRKPYACGTCGKAFTQLSSFQSHQRVHTGERPYLCPQCGRMFSDPSSYRRHQRAHQGVKPYGCGECGKAFRQPADLAVHRRTHTGERPWRCGECGKAFVASWDLKRHRLTHTGERPWRCGECGKGFGERAALGKHRRTHSGERPYACGRCGKGFGGASGLRKHERTHGKREAGGGNDMAAGADLNVAAGPGLNVAAGAGLSAAAGAGLGIAGGGQGMASRLGHDMAAGVGRNMAVRAGHGTAAGGGHDASGQHGHIMAAGVGHGVAAGAGHDAVGQPSHGVATGVGHGMAVGIGHDVGGQPGHGMAAGIGHGMAAGTGHDAGGQPGHGMAAGVGRGMAVGIGHNVGTQPGHSMAAGVGRGAAAGIAHDVGARPGHKVAAGAGHEMAAGLGHELANRPGHATASQAGRDMAAATGRDVGAQPGPDVAAGLGHGMAAIPGAGPIVAAGAGHDMAAAGGTVGCGSLNVADACGGPNMAAANIAATVGGPKMAAPNMAAANMATPSGGANMATCNMATPIGNPNVAATVVAPGACLASGGVALPDHASPEPRPFACPLCPKRFGARAGLRKHQRRHGPTPLATPAPGPAPAGSA; encoded by the exons ATGGTGCAAAATGGGGGTAAAACGCTGCAAAATGGGTGTAAAatgggagcggggcgggggatgggggggacccaggtgtctgggtgccccccacccccccaccccaacgtGGTGTTTTGTCCGCAGGGGGCTATGGAGGAGCGCCAGGAGGGTCCGGGTGGGGACGTCGGTGGTGGCACCCACGGGGACGTCGGTGGTGGCACCCGTGGGGACGtccgtggtggtggtggcaccCACGGGGACGTCGGCGGTGGCACCCATGGGGACGTTCGTGGTGGTGGAACCCATGGGGACGTCCATAGTGGCACCCATGGAGACGTCCACGGTGGTGGCACCCACGGGGACGTCGGTGGTGGCACCCGTGGGGACGtccgtggtggtggtggcaccCACGGGGACGTCGGCAGTGGCACCCATGGGGACGTTCGTGGTGGTGGAACCCATGGGGACGTCCATAGTGGCACCCACGGAGACGTCCACGGTGGTGGCACCCATGGGGACGTTCGTGGTGGTAGAACCCATGGGGACGTCCATAGTGGCACCCATGGAGACGTCCACGGTGGTGGCACCCATGGGAACGTCGGTGGTGGCACCCATGGGGCCGTCGGTGGTGGCACCCGTGGCCACGGCCGTGATAGCACCCGTGGGGACCTCCAAGACGACGACTTTGATGATCCCCCCGGGGACCTCCACGCTGACGCCCCCCGAGGTGACACCCGAGGTGACACCCGCGACGACGTCCCCGTGggtgccaccaccaccacgcccGCCTACGTGAAATCGGGGAGCCGCTACAAGTGTCCCACCTGCGCCGCCACCTTCCCCACCCCGACGCGGGCCCTGCGCCACATCCAGACGCACGTGTCCGCCGCGTCCGCCACCGCCAACAGGTCCAGAGGTGCCACCGTCGCGTCCGGAGGTGCCGCCGCCACCAGGTCCAGAGGTGCCGCCACCACGACGGACGCGTCCGCCGCCTCCGGAGGTGCCACCACCAGGTCCCGAAGTGCCACCGCCGCCAGGTCCAGAG GTGCCACCGCTGCCAGGTCCAGAGGTGCCACCACCGCTGCGACAGGCGCCTCTGAAACATCTGGAGATGTTCCTACCACCGCGGACGTCACCGAAGACACCGGGGGTGCCGCGACCGCGCCGGATACGTCTGCCGCCTCCGTGGGCACCGCCACCAGGTCCAGAGGTGCCACCGCCACCAGGTCCAGAGGTGCCACCGCCACCAGGTCCAGAGGcggcaccgccgccgccgcatcTGGAGGTGCCGCCGCCACGACGGCCGCATCCAGAGCGTCCAGAGATGCCGGCGCCGTGGCGGACGCGTCCAAAACAGCTGGAGGTGCCACCACCACCCGCTCCCGAGGTGCCGCCACCGGTAGGTCCAGAGGTGCCGCCGCCACGAGGACCGTCTCCAAAGCATCCGGAGATCCCAGCGCTACGACAGCCGCATCCAAAGCGACCGGCGGTGCCGCCGATGCCACCGACGCGCCCAAAGCACCCGGAGATGCCGGCGCCGCGGCGGATGCACCCGAAGCGCCCGGCCATGCCACCGCCGCCGCATCCGAAGCATCCGGAGATGCCGCCGCCACGTCCGCACCTAAAGCATCCGGAGATGCCGCCACGGACGCCGCCTGCTCCGCCTGCCCCCGTCCcgctccccccttcccctgcgCCGCCTGCCCCAAATCCTACGGCACCCTCTCCAAGTTGACCATCCACCAACGCGCCCACACCGGCGAACGCCCCTTCTCCTGCCCGGACTGCCCCAAATCGTTCGCCGACCCTTCCGTCTACCGCAAACACCGCCGGGGTCACGCCGGGTTGCGTCCCCACCGTTGCGGCACCTGCCCCAAAGCCTACGCCGAGCGCAAGGACCTCCGCAACCACCAGCGCAGCCACACGGGCGAGCGGCCCTTCCTCTGCGCCGAGTGCGGCAAGAGCTTCGGCCGCTCTTCCTCCCTCGCCTGCCACCAGCGCATCCACGCCCCCCGCAAGCCCTACGCCTGCGGCACCTGCGGGAAGGCTTTCACCCAACTCTCCTCTTTCCAGAGCCACCAGCGCGTCCACACCGGCGAACGTCCCTACCTCTGCCCCCAGTGCGGGCGGATGTTCTCCGACCCCTCCAGCTACCGCCGCCACCAGCGCGCCCACCAAGGGGTCAAGCCCTACGGCTGCGGGGAGTGCGGCAAAGCTTTCCGGCAACCGGCGGATCTGGCGGTCCACCGGCGGACCCACACGGGCGAGAGGCCCTGGCGGTGCGGGGAGTGCGGCAAAGCTTTCGTGGCCTCCTGGGACCTCAAGCGGCACCGGTTGACCCACACGGGCGAACGGCCCTGGCGGTGCGGGGAGTGCGGGAAGGGTTTCGGGGAGAGGGCGGCGCTGGGCAAGCACCGGCGGACGCACTCCGGCGAGAGGCCCTACGCCTGCGGGCGCTGCGGGAAGGGATTCGGGGGGGCCTCGGGGCTGCGCAAGCACGAGAGGACGCACGGCAAGCGGGAGGCGGGAGGCGGCAACGACATGGCCGCCGGCGCCGACCTCAACGTGGCCGCCGGACCCGGCCTCAACGTGGCAGCCGGTGCCGGCCTCAGCGCGGCCGCTGGAGCCGGCCTCGGTATTGCCGGAGGTGGTCAGGGCATGGCTAGCAGGCTTGGCCACGACATGGCCGCCGGAGTTGGCCGCAATATGGCCGTCAGAGCTGGCCATGGCacggccgccggcggcgggcaTGATGCGAGCGGTCAGCACGGCCACATTATGGCCGCCGGTGTTGGCCACGGCGTGGCTGCGGGTGCCGGGCACGATGCGGTTGGCCAACCTAGCCACGGCGTGGCCACCGGCGTCGGCCACGGCATGGCCGTTGGCATTGGGCATGACGTGGGCGGTCAACCCGGCCACGGGATGGCCGCCGGCATTGGCCACGGCATGGCTGCCGGCACTGGGCACGACGCGGGCGGTCAGCCCGGCCACGGGATGGCCGCCGGCGTTGGCCGTGGCATGGCCGTTGGCATCGGGCATAACGTGGGCACCCAACCTGGCCACTCTATGGCCGCCGGCGTTGGCCGTGGCGCGGCTGCCGGCATCGCGCACGACGTAGGCGCCCGACCCGGCCACAAAGTGGCTGCCGGAGCTGGCCACGAGATGGCCGCCGGACTTGGCCATGAGTTGGCCAACAGACCTGGCCACGCCACGGCTTCCCAAGCTGGCCGTGACATGGCCGCCGCTACCGGGCGGGACGTGGGTGCTCAACCCGGCCCCGATGTGGCCGCCGGCCTTGGCCACGGCATGGCCGCCATCCCCGGAGCCGGGCCCATCGTGGCGGCCGGAGCCGGTCACGACATGGCAGCCGCCGGAGGAACGGTGGGCTGCGGCAGCCTCAACGTGGCCGACGCCTGCGGAGGCCCCAATATGGCCGCTGCCAACATCGCCGCTACCGTAGGCGGCCCCAAGATGGCTGCCCCAAACATGGCCGCCGCCAACATGGCCACCCCCAGCGGGGGAGCCAACATGGCCACCTGCAACATGGCCACCCCCATTGGAAACCCCAACGTGGCCGCCACTGTTGTGGCACCAGGGGCGTGTCTGGCTTCCGGGGGTGTGGCCTTGCCCGACCACGCCTCCCCGGAGCCCCGCCCTTTCGCCTGCCCCCTCTGCCCCAAGCGCTTCGGTGCCCGGGCGGGGCTCCGCAAGCACCAGCGCCGCCACGGCCCCACCCCGCTGGCCACGCCCGCCCCGGGCCCCGCCCCAGCTGGATCAGCTTAG